The Urbifossiella limnaea genome has a window encoding:
- a CDS encoding DUF4954 family protein produces the protein MGETLEAKVRRLAANSEVLRAAASVRADGGLALALGGASLRPLYKPEVELLEALGNTARDWSRVRVADGFNPRRVRGCEFHGDVTLGRFTQYVPLADGVEVVAGLSNSTVIDSVIGHNALVRDVRLLANYVVGEGAVLVDCGRVTCSAGATFGNGLRVPVALEGGGREVDLFAELDVELAAGVARPGNAGGQLDGYRAAVADYRARAASDRGVIGTGAHVWSVPRLEDVYIGPAARIDGAAAIVRSTLLSSPDEPTVVESGSVVTDSLVQWGVRVTGQASVERSVLVESARVDRHGKVQNSVVGPNTEVAGGEVSSCLLGPFVGLHHESLLISTLWPGGRGNVGYGANVGSNHTSRAPDQEFWAGEGLFLGLGVNVKFPCDFSQAPYTVVACGTDLVPQKVTFPFSLVAPRQEAFPDLAPAYNQISPAWMLRENVYALRRCEAKFRARNRAKRSRFDFAVFRRDTVELMLAAARMLEDVPVVRPQYTDRHIPGLGKNVLTDGDRVRAVEAYRFFARYWALLGLLDRLQTTGSGALAEVEAGDDRVWAFQRRVLAEADLCDDVDSALDTLVGMADRVAREVERARQRDDARGVRIIPDYAEVHPHADEDPVVRAARAEAAAVRDAVRRLCVRSGPRAARVIDRPCAVS, from the coding sequence GTGGGGGAGACGCTCGAGGCGAAGGTCCGGAGGCTGGCCGCCAACTCGGAGGTGCTCCGTGCCGCGGCCTCGGTCCGGGCCGACGGCGGGCTCGCCCTCGCCCTCGGGGGCGCCTCCCTCCGCCCCCTCTACAAGCCCGAGGTCGAGTTGCTCGAGGCGCTGGGAAACACCGCCCGCGACTGGTCCCGGGTCCGCGTCGCCGACGGGTTCAACCCCCGCCGCGTGCGGGGCTGCGAGTTCCACGGGGACGTGACCCTCGGCCGGTTCACCCAGTACGTCCCCCTCGCCGACGGGGTGGAAGTCGTCGCCGGTCTGTCGAACAGCACGGTTATCGACTCCGTGATCGGCCACAACGCCCTGGTCCGGGACGTCCGGCTGCTCGCCAACTACGTGGTCGGCGAGGGGGCCGTACTGGTGGACTGCGGGCGGGTGACCTGCTCGGCCGGGGCGACGTTCGGGAACGGCCTGCGGGTGCCAGTCGCGCTCGAGGGCGGCGGCCGGGAGGTCGATCTGTTCGCCGAGTTGGATGTCGAGTTGGCCGCCGGCGTTGCCCGGCCGGGCAACGCCGGCGGCCAACTCGACGGGTACCGGGCCGCGGTCGCCGACTACCGCGCGCGGGCCGCCTCCGACCGTGGCGTAATCGGGACCGGGGCCCACGTCTGGAGCGTGCCCCGGCTCGAGGACGTCTACATCGGCCCGGCGGCCCGGATCGACGGGGCCGCGGCGATCGTCCGGAGCACCCTCCTGAGCAGCCCGGACGAGCCGACTGTGGTCGAGTCCGGGTCGGTGGTCACCGACTCGCTCGTGCAGTGGGGCGTGCGGGTCACCGGGCAGGCGTCGGTCGAGCGGTCGGTGCTGGTCGAGTCGGCCCGCGTGGACCGGCACGGCAAGGTCCAGAACAGCGTGGTCGGGCCGAACACCGAGGTCGCCGGGGGCGAGGTCAGCTCGTGCCTCCTGGGCCCGTTCGTCGGCCTCCACCACGAGTCCCTGTTGATTTCGACCCTGTGGCCGGGGGGGCGGGGGAACGTCGGGTACGGGGCGAACGTCGGGTCGAACCACACGTCCCGGGCCCCGGACCAGGAGTTCTGGGCCGGGGAGGGGCTGTTCCTCGGGCTCGGGGTGAACGTCAAGTTCCCGTGCGACTTCAGCCAGGCCCCGTACACGGTGGTCGCCTGCGGGACGGACCTGGTCCCGCAGAAGGTGACGTTCCCGTTCTCCCTAGTCGCCCCCCGGCAGGAGGCGTTCCCCGACCTCGCCCCGGCGTACAACCAGATCAGCCCGGCGTGGATGCTGCGGGAGAACGTCTACGCCCTGCGGCGGTGCGAGGCCAAGTTCCGCGCCCGGAACCGCGCGAAGCGGAGCCGGTTCGACTTCGCCGTGTTCCGCCGCGACACGGTCGAGCTGATGCTCGCCGCCGCCCGGATGCTGGAGGACGTGCCGGTCGTCCGCCCGCAGTACACCGACCGGCACATCCCCGGGCTCGGCAAGAACGTGCTGACCGACGGGGACCGGGTGCGGGCGGTCGAGGCGTACCGCTTCTTCGCCCGCTACTGGGCCCTGCTCGGCCTCCTCGACCGGCTCCAGACCACCGGCAGCGGCGCGCTCGCGGAGGTCGAGGCCGGTGACGACCGCGTGTGGGCCTTCCAGCGGCGGGTGTTGGCCGAGGCCGACTTGTGTGATGACGTGGACAGCGCGCTGGACACGCTGGTCGGCATGGCCGATCGGGTGGCGCGGGAGGTGGAGCGGGCCCGGCAGCGGGACGACGCCCGCGGGGTGCGGATCATCCCAGACTACGCCGAGGTCCACCCACACGCCGACGAGGACCCGGTCGTCCGGGCGGCCCGGGCCGAGGCCGCAGCCGTGCGCGATGCCGTCCGGAGGCTGTGCGTCCGGTCGGGGCCTCGCGCGGCCCGGGTGATAGATCGGCCGTGCGCCGTGAGCTAA
- a CDS encoding polysaccharide deacetylase family protein, producing MRKDRFAQVLTGLGLVEAASYLPRRPRLTVFNYHRIGSTADNLYDDGVFSATAAELQAQMRFLRRHFDLPPFDELVAALTDGFELKRPTALVTFDDGYRDNYELAFPVLREAGVPAVFFIPTEYVGCPRTPWWDRIAYVVKRATVEVLALDIPEPTAFDLRVLPRSRVIRQVLDLFKRDAGRHEGAFLSHLEERAGVSFPEHLAAHRWIVTWDEIREMVDGGMAVGSHSHTHRILAGLNEAEQLQELTLSRKILERETGRAVTSLAYPVGLQSSFTPATKRVAREAGYKLAFSYYSGVNQADGFDVYDIRRIGVAQGQSFAMFRSRAICNSVFGRCI from the coding sequence ATGCGGAAGGATCGATTCGCACAAGTCCTGACCGGCCTCGGCCTCGTCGAGGCGGCGTCGTACCTTCCGCGGCGGCCGCGGCTGACCGTGTTCAACTACCACCGGATCGGGTCCACGGCCGATAACCTGTACGACGACGGGGTCTTCTCGGCGACGGCCGCCGAGTTGCAGGCACAGATGCGGTTCCTCCGCCGGCACTTCGACCTGCCGCCGTTCGACGAACTGGTCGCGGCCCTGACCGACGGCTTCGAGCTAAAGCGGCCGACCGCCCTTGTCACCTTCGACGACGGGTACCGGGACAACTACGAGCTGGCCTTCCCGGTCCTCCGCGAGGCCGGGGTTCCGGCCGTCTTCTTCATCCCGACCGAGTACGTTGGCTGCCCACGGACCCCCTGGTGGGACCGGATCGCGTACGTGGTCAAGCGTGCGACCGTCGAGGTGCTGGCTCTGGACATCCCGGAGCCGACCGCCTTCGACCTCCGGGTGCTGCCCCGGTCGCGGGTCATCCGGCAGGTGCTCGACCTGTTCAAGCGGGACGCCGGCCGCCACGAGGGGGCGTTCCTGAGCCACCTGGAGGAACGAGCTGGGGTGTCCTTCCCGGAGCACCTTGCCGCCCACCGGTGGATCGTCACGTGGGACGAGATCCGCGAGATGGTCGACGGGGGGATGGCGGTCGGGTCGCACAGCCACACGCACCGCATCCTGGCCGGGTTGAACGAGGCCGAGCAACTCCAGGAACTCACCCTGTCCCGGAAAATCCTGGAGCGGGAGACGGGGCGGGCGGTCACCAGCCTGGCCTACCCGGTGGGGCTTCAATCGTCGTTCACCCCGGCCACCAAACGGGTCGCGCGCGAGGCCGGGTACAAGCTGGCGTTCTCCTACTACTCCGGCGTGAATCAGGCCGACGGTTTCGACGTGTACGACATCCGCCGAATCGGGGTGGCCCAGGGACAGTCGTTCGCCATGTTCCGGTCTCGGGCGATCTGCAACAGCGTCTTCGGCCGGTGCATCTGA